In the genome of Bacillota bacterium, the window ACATCGCAGCTCTGGTACAGGTCGCGAAGGCGCAGGTCGTCTGTATCGGCGTCCACCTGAATGCAATCTGCAATGTCCAGCTCGCGTGCCAATCGCTGGTGGGATGGCGGTAAGGGCTGTCCTGCTTTGACCCACCTCACCGGATGACCGATGTGGCGCAGGTGTGCTACCGTGCGCAGGACGGCTGGAATGTTCTTGTAGGGGGCGTTCGAGCCGACGTGCAGTATCGCTATCTCGTGCGGCTGGAACCCCAGCTCCTCGCGTTTGCGCCGCCGCAGGTCGTCTGGCAGGACGGTGAAAAAGCCGGTATCCACGCCGTTATATACCGTTTTCACTTTCTGCGCGGGCACAGAAAAGAGACGCATCAGGTCGCTGGCAGTGGCGTGGCTGCAGGTGATGATGACTTCTGCGTCTGTGAGGTGCTCGATTGACCTTCGATACAGCCATTGCCCCAGCATCCGGCTTAAAGGGTGGCGATAGATATTCTGCATGACGAGCGGTATCAGGTCGTGACAGGTAACGACCTTCCGGTTCGCAGATGTAACTGGAAACAGGAAGGACTCGCTGTGGTCTACCACGTGCAGTACATCGCAGCGCGGCAGGCGGGCTGCCAGATGTTGAAGGTATCGTTGCGTGAAGAGCACGTACAGAACGTGGATAACCGCCGCAGGCACGCGCCATCGGAGAATCGTTGGGGGGCGCAGGCTCACGTATCGGATTTCGCACGGCACAGGCAGATACCGGTGCATTGCCTGTGTGACTCGCTTCATGCTGGGTGCGCTGTGTGGATGCGCTCGCAAAAGCGTGACGTGCATGGTATAGACTCTTTTCTCTGCTGTAAGGCGGATTCACTGCTGCGGAAATAACCCTAAAGAATCCCGATAGTTTTACCGATGATAAGAACAGCAAACAGACGCAATAAAGAGCAAAAAATGAGCAGGAAAACACAAAAGAAGAATCCGGAAACAGCTACCACCGAAGTGATGAGTGTGCGAGAACTTGCGGATTTTTTGCGGCTGTCCGTGCATACCGTCTACCGTCTCGCCGAGCAGGGCAAACTGCCGGGGCGCAAGGTGGGTAAGCACTGGCGTTTCCACCGCGATGCTATCGTTGCCTGGCTGGCAACATATCGGGAGGAGGACGCGCTGTACGGGACATCCTCTGGAGGGGCAAGTGAATGAGTTTCACACAAGTTCGAAATCGGTCCGATAGTGGCGACAACGGGGCTTCTCTGTCGCCTCGCCTCGCATCCCTCCCTCGCTACACGGCGAAGGCGATAGAGCAGCTGGTGGACACAATGCTTGCGGCGTTGCGGAGCGACACTGGAGCCATCTGGGTGGAACACGAGCA includes:
- a CDS encoding glycosyltransferase family 4 protein: MHVTLLRAHPHSAPSMKRVTQAMHRYLPVPCEIRYVSLRPPTILRWRVPAAVIHVLYVLFTQRYLQHLAARLPRCDVLHVVDHSESFLFPVTSANRKVVTCHDLIPLVMQNIYRHPLSRMLGQWLYRRSIEHLTDAEVIITCSHATASDLMRLFSVPAQKVKTVYNGVDTGFFTVLPDDLRRRKREELGFQPHEIAILHVGSNAPYKNIPAVLRTVAHLRHIGHPVRWVKAGQPLPPSHQRLARELDIADCIQVDADTDDLRLRDLYQSCDVLLFPSWREGFGLPVLESLACGTPAVIADTPALNEWAGKVCPVASPNDVQSLAEKVLLSVEESRSHAVRARWREFALQFEWRSIVRQIAEAYAQD
- a CDS encoding helix-turn-helix domain-containing protein, with amino-acid sequence MSRKTQKKNPETATTEVMSVRELADFLRLSVHTVYRLAEQGKLPGRKVGKHWRFHRDAIVAWLATYREEDALYGTSSGGASE